A single genomic interval of Penicillium psychrofluorescens genome assembly, chromosome: 2 harbors:
- a CDS encoding uncharacterized protein (ID:PFLUO_002376-T1.cds;~source:funannotate) has product MADREISSGSVISLTDGRQATVRFLGVTHFAPGEWVGVELNEATGKNDGSVQGQRYFDCDPGYGMFVRSSAITSVIQQPARESKQTAKPGTGPAGPRSAGLKRQTGLPATGIKRQSTGLASTPTPAQRVGAPRSSLRSPTKSPTKQLSGSSAPSSRSSTSAAARTSTAAPTRPRPTSAVRSSMGPAASQSTVSKPARPSAVGTATRTTRPGSQSTLASSAAAKRTSLRQTAAAKASDGPDTGTSGQSEDATDAESLDTEGEAPQNEAPAPKPPRQSLTATRPAGARAGMTSSTSQRQLSSANVSRELEELQTKLRVMEKKRAEDREKLKTLERLQSERDKFESIIQKLQAKYQPQQMEITELRKKLKESEGRLEEVERLQAEHESLMEMASLDREMAEETAEAFKHECDALRSKMEELQLEVEVLREENEEYGQETSPEEKSSHGWLQMEKTNERLREALIRLRDMSQAQDAELKAQVKELEDDLEEYSKVKSEYEATKEKLLVAETNVDDLKQQLETALGAEEMIEELADKNMGYQEEINELKAAIEDLESLKEISDELEYTHIETEKQLQEEIDYRDGVFSEQTRRIGQQDEVIEDLEYTLSRFRELVTNLQSDLEDMRASQQISEAEATDLTSRSRAMIDLNMKLQASVSKSQTKSINMELNRMEAEEASQHLSILKLYLPEYFEGEKNSVLALLRFKRVGFKSGMMSSTIRERVSDQSAISTYEEVFTAHEVLEHLLWISSLCDQFVNHITACSPEQFGEIKAALFEMEPVERTLNFWIENLKKNEVNMKKFAVELQRSIALLTHLAETLLPSNPEMFSDELCMRANLSQSYLEHAAGTISRLKILIQSKLGTPEEGSEEISFALNKMDGFASQARGYKVAMGKISRSLDELRSRSLALSKEVDEPFKLTEDATRGLSEFARQLGENIVVLTSDEGRTEPFTLEEVLESMSQVSTSSVQPSEASSENNDTLSLLVNRLREVGGQLEELDAISSDLSRTTEFERGAFPWIARSEELKSNKTISPDADEEIRRLKNEVHEVSTALGVKDNNIEEQTIKIELLESRMKEAGKKASMVKDLEAKVEETRNAGDELEKTVERQKKELQTAEAERDEFKVRLERMKRVSGTAGVTTTSDGVVIDSEASLAAMQENETLRAEVQSLQSAVRFLREENRRANMLDPYSVQRSTELHAWLDAPLARPSPTPEQEKAQRTALESRDVLTHLLKLTKESRVCDLKSTLLPPSASGDTITGSARTGWRPSKTRLRYQVLQQRENFEHWAEWRNDIVDYEREQDRLAAAKRERALRQRAPKHAHKASVEFPQGLGHGMMGGAWRMLGMGNEGRKPAAPGSGGVEIVSTD; this is encoded by the exons ATGGCCGATCGAGAGATCTCTTCCGGCTCGGTGATCAGCCTCACCGACGGACGCCAGGCCACCGTTcgcttcctcggcgtcaCGCACTTCGCGCCCGGAGAATGGGTTGGTGTCGAATTGAATGAAGCCACCGGCAAGAACGATGGCTCTGTGCAAGGACAACGCTACTTTGACTGTGACCCGGGCTACGGCATGTTTGTGCGTTCCTCGGCCATCACATCTGTTATTCAACAGCCCGCGCGGGAGAGTAAACAAACCGCCAAACCCGGCACCGGTCCAGCAGGACCCAGGTCCGCAGGCTTGAAGAGACAGACTGGACTTCCTGCTACGGGAATTAAGCGTCAGAGTACTGGTCTAGCTTCGACTCCCACACCCGCTCAGAGAGTTGGAGCTCCCCGTTCGTCCCTGAGA TCCCCGACAAAGTCCCCGACAAAGCAACTTTCAGGATCCTCCGCGCCCTCCAGTCGCTCTTCGACCAGCGCTGCCGCTCGCACCTCTACCGCGGCGCCAACCCGTCCACGACCAACCAGCGCCGTCAGGTCCTCAATGGGCCCCGCAGCATCTCAATCTACTGTCTCCAAACCAGCGCGACCTTCAGCTGTCGGGACGGCGACTCGGACGACACGGCCTGGCTCCCAAAGCACATTGGCAAGCTCTGCGGCAGCTAAGCGTACCTCACTGCGACAGACTGCAGCTGCAAAGGCGTCAGATGGCCCGGATACTGGAACAAGTGGACAGTCCGAAGATGCGACTGATGCGGAGTCACTTGACACCGAAGGGGAGGCGCCGCAAAACGAAGCCCCGGCACCAAAACCTCCTCGGCAGTCTTTGACTGCCACACGCCCGGCTGGTGCAAGAGCAGGCATGACCTCGTCAACATCACAACGCCAGCTGTCAAGTGCCAACGTTTCTCGGGAACTTGAGGAACTCCAGACGAAGCTCCGGGTCATGGAAAAGAAACGGGCGGAAGATCGAGAGAAACTCAAGACCCTCGAACGACTCCAGTCTGAGCGCGACAAGTTCGAATCCATTATTCAAAAGCTGCAGGCCAAGTATCAGCCCCAGCAGATGGAGATCACtgagctgcgcaagaaaCTTAAAGAATCCGAAGGCAGACTGGAGGAAGTGGAGCGCCTGCAAGCAGAACATGAATCCCTCATGGAGATGGCTTCTCTTGACCGGGAaatggcggaggagacggccGAGGCATTCAAACATGAGTGTGATGCCCTTCGCTCAAAGATGGAAGAGCTTCAGCTGGAGGTGGAAGTCCTTCGAGAGGAGAATGAAGAGTATGGCCAGGAGACGAGTCCGGAAGAAAAGTCCAGCCATGGATGGTTGCAGATGGAAAAGACGAACGAGCGTCTCCGCGAGGCACTTATCCGCCTGCGGGATATGAGCCAGGCACAAGACGCGGAACTCAAGGCCCAGGTCAAAGAACTGGAGGACGACTTGGAAGAATACTCCAAAGTGAAATCGGAGTACGAAGCTACGAAGGAGAAACTGTTGGTGGCGGAGACCAATGTGGACGACCTCAAGCAGCAACTGGAGACCGCCCTCGGAGCCGAAgagatgatcgaggaatTGGCAGACAAGAACATGGGCTACCAGGAGGAGATCAATGAACTCAAGGCTGCCATCGAAGACTTGGAATCTCTCAAAGAAATCAGTGATGAACTGGAGTACACTCACATCGAAACCGAGAAGCAGCTccaggaagagatcgactATCGGGACGGCGTATTTAGTGAACAAACCCGAAGGATTGGACAGCAGGACGAAGTCATCGAAGACCTTGAGTACACATTGTCCCGTTTTCGGGAGCTGGTTACGAACCTGCAGAGCGATTTGGAAGATATGCGGGCTTCTCAGCAGATTTCCGAAGCAGAGGCCACCGACCTGACATCCCGTTCTCGAGCTATGATAGATTTGAACATGAAGCTGCAGGCCTCTGTCTCAAAGTCACAGACCAAGTCTATTAACATGGAGCTGAATCGCATGGAGGCAGAGGAAGCATCGCAACACCTGTCAATCCTGAAGCTGTACCTCCCCGAGTACTTTGAGGGTGAGAAGAACTCTGTCCTGGCGCTTCTCCGGTTCAAACGTGTCGGCTTCAAGTCCGGCATGATGAGCAGCACCATCCGCGAACGTGTTTCGGACCAGTCAGCAATCTCGACATACGAGGAAGTTTTTACGGCCCACGAAGTCCTGGAACATCTTCTTTGGATCTCTTCCCTATGCGACCAGTTCGTGAACCACATCACAGCTTGCTCTCCGGAGCAGTTTGGTGAAATCAAGGCTGCCTTGTTTGAAATGGAGCCAGTTGAGCGGACCCTGAATTTCTGGATAGAGAAtttgaagaagaatgaagtcAACATGAAGAAGTTTGCAGTGGAGCTCCAACGGTCCATTGCTTTACTCACGCATCTGGCTGAGACACTTCTTCCCTCGAACCCGGAGATGTTCTCGGACGAGCTGTGTATGCGAGCAAATCTATCCCAGTCATATCTCGAGCACGCGGCGGGGACGATCTCGCGGCTGAAGATTCTCATTCAGTCAAAACTTGGGACTCCGGAGGAGGGCAGCGAGGAGATCTCCTTTGCTCTGAATAAGATGGATGGCTTCGCGTCTCAAGCTCGCGGATACAAAGTCGCCATGGGTAAAATCTCTCGGTCTCTTGACGAGCTTCGCTCAAGATCACTTGCGCTTTCTAAGGAGGTAGACGAGCCTTTCAAGCTGACTGAAGATGCCACTCGAGGGCTTTCGGAGTTTGCTCGACAACTCGGCGAGAATATTGTCGTCCTCACCAGCGACGAAGGTCGCACGGAGCCATTCACCTTGGAAGAAGTTTTGGAAAGCATGTCACAGGTTTCCACGTCTTCTGTTCAGCCGTCAGAGGCGTCAAGTGAAAATAACGATACGTTGTCTTTGCTCGTCAACAGATTGCGGGAAGTGGGCGGTCAgttggaggagctggatgccatTTCGTCCGACCTGTCTCGAACAACTGAATTTGAGAGAGGCGCGTTCCCTTGGATTGCTCGTTCGGAAGAACTCAAATCCAACAAAACGATCTCTCcggatgcggatgaggagATTCGCCGCCTCAAGAATGAAGTCCATGAGGTTTCTACCGCGCTTGGTGTGAAAGACAACAACATCGAGGAGCAGACTATCAAGATCGAGCTCCTCGAATCCAGGATGAAAGAGGCCGGCAAGAAGGCTTCTATGGTCAAGGATCTTGAGGCAAAGGTCGAAGAGACCCGGAACGCGGGCGACGAACTCGAGAAGACCGTCGAGCGCCAGAAGAAAGAACTACagaccgccgaggccgagcgaGACGAGTTCAAGGTCCGACTGGAGCGGATGAAGCGTGTGTCCGGAACGGCAGGTGTTACCACCACCAGCGACGGTGTTGTCATCGACAGCGaggcctccttggccgccaTGCAGGAGAACGAGACTCTCCGCGCCGAAGTCCAAAGCCTCCAATCGGCCGTGCGTTTCCTGCGCGAAGAGAACCGCCGCGCGAACATGCTCGACCCGTACTCCGTGCAGCGCTCCACAGAACTGCACGCCTGGCTAGACGCACCGCTCGCCCGACCAAGCCCGACTCCCGAACAAGAAAAGGCCCAGCGCACCGCCCTCGAGAGCCGCGATGTCCTAACCCACCTCCTAAAGCTGACCAAGGAGTCCCGCGTTTGCGATCTGAAATCAACTCTCCTCCCACCATCAGCCAGTGGCGATACTATCACAGGCAGTGCCCGGACTGGATGGCGTCCGTCGAAAACCCGCCTCCGCTACCAGGTTTTGCAGCAACGCGAGAACTTCGAGCACTGGGCTGAATGGCGCAACGATATCGTCGACTACGAACGCGAACAGGATCGTCTGGCGGCGGCTAAGCGGGAGCGCGCGCTGCGCCAACGCGCCCCGAAGCATGCGCACAAGGCTTCGGTTGAGTTTCCTCAGGGCCTGGGACATGGCATGATGGGTGGCGCGTGGCGCATGCTTGGGATGGGTAATGAGGGCCGCAAGCCTGCTGCGCCTGGCTCGGGCGGCGTGGAGATTGTATCTACGGATTGA